Proteins encoded by one window of Desulfuromonas sp.:
- a CDS encoding NAD(+) kinase: protein MKRVGLYAKRNHPDAAVLAARVADWLQERQVEVFFEHELASDLEREGYPQEEIPGLVDLVIVLGGDGTLISVSRMIGDRGTPILGVNLGSLGFLTEITRQELFQVLEKVLDDNYAVSDRLMLEAIVSRNGSTANTYQLLNDLVINKGALARIIDMEVYVNDSYLTTFKADGLIISSPTGSTAYNMAAGGPIIYPGTDCFVITPICPHMLTNRPMIVPADSVIRIEVKFKDEDVVLTADGQVGMPLKGGDIVEVRRSVNRARLILSPDKEYFQVLRTKLRWGER from the coding sequence ATGAAGCGGGTTGGATTGTACGCCAAGCGAAACCATCCTGACGCTGCCGTATTGGCGGCCCGGGTCGCCGACTGGTTGCAGGAGCGGCAGGTCGAGGTTTTTTTCGAGCATGAGCTGGCATCTGATCTCGAGCGGGAAGGGTATCCGCAAGAGGAGATCCCGGGGCTGGTCGATCTGGTGATCGTTCTCGGTGGCGACGGCACGTTGATCTCGGTCTCGCGGATGATCGGCGATCGTGGTACGCCGATCCTCGGGGTTAACCTCGGCTCTCTCGGCTTTTTGACCGAAATTACCCGGCAGGAACTGTTCCAGGTTCTGGAAAAGGTTCTTGACGACAACTACGCGGTCTCCGACCGGCTGATGCTCGAAGCGATTGTCAGCCGCAACGGCAGCACGGCAAATACCTACCAGTTGCTGAATGACCTGGTTATCAATAAGGGGGCGCTGGCACGGATTATTGACATGGAAGTTTATGTCAATGACTCTTATCTGACCACCTTCAAGGCCGACGGGCTGATTATCTCTTCACCGACCGGTTCGACCGCTTACAATATGGCGGCCGGCGGCCCGATCATTTACCCGGGAACCGATTGCTTCGTCATTACCCCGATCTGCCCGCATATGCTGACCAACCGGCCGATGATTGTTCCGGCCGATTCGGTTATCCGGATCGAGGTCAAGTTCAAGGATGAAGATGTCGTCCTGACTGCTGACGGACAGGTCGGGATGCCGCTCAAGGGTGGTGACATTGTTGAGGTGCGGCGCTCGGTTAATCGCGCCCGACTTATTCTAAGTCCGGACAAGGAATACTTTCAAGTTCTGCGGACCAAGCTCCGTTGGGGGGAACGCTGA